From Chryseobacterium joostei, the proteins below share one genomic window:
- a CDS encoding WbqC family protein produces MNMTNVLLPAFYMPPISWFSVFLNPENEIVFEQFENFPKQTYRNRANIYGANGKLSLIIPINHNGKREMKDIEISYREDWRGLHWKSIKTAYQSSPYFEYYEDKFRKIFDLKEKFLLDFNLKGLEVIQQILKTEKAHSLNEEYIKNPESINFREKFSAKTSSEFEMEDYYQTFSDKLGFLEDLSILDLVCNKGPESLTYIKKIKQSY; encoded by the coding sequence ATGAATATGACGAATGTATTATTGCCGGCATTTTATATGCCCCCAATCTCATGGTTCTCAGTGTTTTTGAATCCTGAGAATGAAATTGTATTTGAACAGTTTGAAAATTTTCCGAAACAGACCTATAGAAACAGAGCGAATATCTATGGAGCGAACGGAAAACTATCTCTGATTATTCCTATCAATCATAACGGGAAGAGAGAGATGAAAGATATAGAGATCTCTTACAGAGAAGATTGGAGAGGACTTCACTGGAAGTCAATCAAAACAGCCTATCAGAGTTCTCCCTATTTTGAATACTACGAAGATAAATTCAGAAAGATATTTGACCTTAAAGAAAAGTTTCTTTTAGACTTTAACCTTAAGGGGCTGGAGGTAATCCAACAGATACTTAAAACAGAAAAGGCACACTCTTTGAATGAAGAATATATCAAAAATCCTGAAAGTATCAATTTTAGAGAGAAATTCTCTGCAAAGACTTCCTCAGAATTTGAAATGGAAGACTATTATCAGACTTTCTCAGATAAGTTAGGATTTTTGGAAGATTTATCGATTCTGGATCTTGTTTGTAACAAAGGCCCCGAATCACTTACCTATATAAAGAAAATAAAACAGTCATATTAA
- a CDS encoding S8 family serine peptidase, producing the protein MKKVLLAAVFLTGFSYSFAQESKTKSIDSKEDKNLMMWYHKDFATSKVYGVNTENAYKYLESKGLKPKTVIVGVLDSGVQVDHPGLVKNMWTNPNEVPGNGKDDDGNGYIDDIHGWNFIGGKNGDIGIDNMEVTRVVAKYQPIFEGDDSTKNKANQAQMPEEFAMYMKAKGLFTKKSIEAKQNFQTYSMINDLIPNMVKLLAGKSVTAENISAIKKPTEQKDAIALEILGQVSQGPEFKGKSSAEFEKLMKEQMKEAIDHYAPSAKQYDLSYDPRKEIVGDNYDDYSEKNYGNNHYEGPDAEHGTHVAGIIAGLPQGKEIQHGIASKVAKIMTVRAVPDGDERDKDVANAIKYAVDNGAKVLNMSFGKPVSPGKNVVWDAFKYAEDKGVLLVKAAGNENEDVAEHLAYPTNFKNVTDEKPFVNNVIVVGASTNDNNALRASFSNYNKKMVDVFAPGERIYSTVKGSKYEYLDGTSMASPVVAGAAAVLLAYMPNLTPVQVIEALKKSSNLSTSNGFSDFSGAGGVIDVKKAAEYAYNNFYSGTKAPVVKKAKKAKKAVRK; encoded by the coding sequence ATGAAAAAGGTATTATTAGCTGCAGTTTTTTTGACAGGTTTTAGCTACTCTTTTGCACAAGAGTCTAAAACTAAAAGTATTGACTCGAAAGAAGATAAAAATCTGATGATGTGGTATCACAAAGATTTTGCCACTTCAAAAGTATATGGTGTAAATACAGAAAATGCATATAAATATCTGGAGTCGAAAGGTTTGAAGCCAAAAACAGTAATCGTAGGGGTTTTGGATAGTGGAGTACAGGTAGATCACCCAGGATTGGTGAAAAATATGTGGACGAATCCCAACGAGGTACCAGGAAATGGTAAGGATGATGATGGAAACGGATATATCGATGACATCCATGGATGGAACTTTATAGGTGGAAAGAATGGCGATATTGGAATTGATAACATGGAAGTAACCAGAGTTGTTGCGAAATATCAACCAATTTTCGAAGGAGATGATTCTACTAAAAACAAAGCAAACCAAGCCCAAATGCCGGAAGAATTTGCTATGTATATGAAAGCAAAAGGGCTTTTCACAAAGAAAAGCATCGAAGCAAAGCAAAACTTCCAAACCTATTCAATGATCAATGATCTTATCCCGAACATGGTAAAGTTGTTGGCAGGAAAATCGGTGACAGCAGAAAATATTTCAGCAATTAAGAAACCTACAGAACAGAAAGATGCAATCGCTTTGGAAATTCTGGGACAGGTATCTCAAGGACCTGAGTTTAAAGGGAAATCATCTGCGGAATTTGAAAAACTGATGAAAGAGCAAATGAAAGAGGCAATCGATCATTATGCCCCTTCAGCAAAACAATATGACCTTTCATATGATCCAAGAAAAGAAATTGTAGGAGATAATTATGATGACTATTCCGAAAAGAACTACGGAAATAATCATTATGAAGGCCCTGATGCTGAGCACGGAACACACGTAGCAGGAATCATTGCCGGACTTCCACAAGGAAAAGAAATACAACATGGTATAGCCTCTAAGGTAGCTAAAATCATGACGGTAAGAGCCGTGCCAGATGGTGATGAAAGAGATAAAGACGTTGCCAATGCCATAAAATATGCTGTAGATAATGGTGCTAAAGTTCTGAATATGAGTTTTGGCAAACCCGTTTCCCCAGGTAAAAATGTAGTGTGGGATGCTTTCAAATATGCAGAAGATAAAGGAGTGCTTTTAGTAAAAGCTGCCGGAAATGAGAACGAAGATGTAGCAGAACATTTGGCATATCCTACAAATTTTAAAAACGTTACTGATGAAAAACCATTTGTTAATAACGTAATTGTTGTTGGTGCAAGTACCAATGATAACAATGCCTTAAGAGCAAGCTTCTCCAACTATAATAAAAAAATGGTGGATGTTTTTGCTCCGGGAGAAAGAATTTATTCTACCGTTAAAGGAAGCAAATACGAATATCTGGATGGAACATCCATGGCATCTCCGGTGGTAGCAGGGGCTGCTGCAGTGTTATTGGCTTATATGCCAAATCTGACACCTGTTCAGGTTATTGAAGCATTGAAAAAATCAAGCAATCTAAGTACATCCAATGGTTTCAGTGACTTTTCTGGAGCAGGAGGAGTTATAGATGTAAAAAAAGCAGCAGAATATGCATATAACAATTTTTATAGCGGGACTAAAGCTCCTGTTGTAAAAAAAGCAAAAAAAGCAAAAAAAGCTGTTAGAAAATAA
- a CDS encoding lipocalin family protein — protein sequence MKKLLLAGMLGTSLFAVSCSSVNNAATAQNQKAEFLKLKGDWQIVSVDYEKGYKIKPFDEGADAQCFVGSHWRLIPNNWTGAYTLNGGGSCPAITQPIKFEIKNGDTFMFKKIMEGTKAKQNTAGYTLTVINQSTDQFSLQQDVPFENGSVKVVYNFERAGMK from the coding sequence ATGAAAAAGTTACTACTTGCAGGGATGTTAGGAACATCACTTTTTGCAGTGTCTTGTTCCTCTGTGAATAACGCAGCTACAGCTCAAAATCAAAAGGCAGAATTTCTTAAATTAAAAGGAGATTGGCAGATTGTGAGCGTAGATTACGAAAAAGGATATAAAATTAAGCCTTTTGACGAAGGAGCAGATGCTCAGTGTTTCGTAGGAAGCCACTGGAGACTGATTCCTAATAACTGGACAGGTGCTTATACCCTGAATGGGGGTGGAAGCTGCCCGGCTATTACACAACCTATCAAATTTGAAATAAAAAACGGTGATACGTTTATGTTTAAAAAAATTATGGAGGGTACAAAAGCAAAACAAAATACTGCAGGTTATACTTTAACGGTAATCAACCAAAGTACAGATCAATTTTCTCTTCAGCAAGACGTTCCATTTGAAAATGGAAGTGTAAAAGTTGTTTACAACTTCGAAAGAGCTGGAATGAAATAA
- a CDS encoding OmpA family protein, whose amino-acid sequence MKFTKTYVGALFLSSALLLTSCEAVQNSNHQQRGTAVGAASGAVLGGILGNNVGRGGNGAIGAVLGGIIGGVAGNVIGNKMDKQARDIKETLPGAQVERVGDGIKVTMNESIVNFAFDSSNLTSVAQANLEKLAQVLVNNPDTNINIYGHTDSVGKDAYNVALSQRRADAVKAYLVGKGIAGSRMFTKGEGKNMPVASNDTDEGRAKNRRVEFAITANEKMINDAKQGQ is encoded by the coding sequence ATGAAATTTACTAAAACATACGTAGGAGCTCTTTTCTTGTCATCAGCATTATTATTGACAAGTTGTGAAGCCGTTCAAAATTCAAATCACCAACAAAGAGGTACCGCTGTAGGTGCTGCATCAGGAGCTGTATTAGGAGGTATCCTTGGAAACAATGTAGGTAGAGGTGGGAATGGTGCTATTGGTGCTGTACTAGGAGGTATTATCGGTGGTGTTGCAGGTAACGTTATCGGTAACAAAATGGATAAGCAGGCTAGAGATATTAAAGAAACATTACCAGGTGCTCAGGTAGAAAGAGTAGGAGATGGTATTAAAGTTACAATGAATGAAAGTATTGTAAACTTTGCCTTTGACTCTTCAAACCTTACTTCTGTAGCTCAGGCTAACCTAGAAAAATTAGCTCAGGTATTGGTTAACAACCCTGATACCAATATCAACATCTATGGTCACACAGACAGCGTTGGTAAAGATGCTTACAACGTAGCCCTTTCTCAAAGAAGAGCAGATGCTGTAAAAGCTTATTTAGTAGGAAAAGGAATTGCCGGAAGCAGAATGTTCACAAAAGGTGAAGGTAAAAATATGCCAGTTGCAAGCAATGATACAGATGAAGGAAGAGCTAAAAACAGAAGAGTTGAATTCGCTATTACTGCAAATGAAAAAATGATTAATGATGCCAAGCAAGGGCAGTAA